One window of Bdellovibrio sp. GT3 genomic DNA carries:
- a CDS encoding cytochrome yields MFLQGDLQIMFDALYAVGAIDPVLKLDWAEVTKEMMANPNLLSDAFQSINGCRGNKDLLIQKLHMMDQKSVSYIAMEVAREFCEFQDRKDLH; encoded by the coding sequence ATGTTTCTTCAAGGCGATTTGCAAATTATGTTTGATGCACTATACGCAGTGGGTGCTATTGATCCGGTTCTTAAGCTCGATTGGGCTGAAGTAACCAAAGAGATGATGGCCAATCCCAATTTGCTGAGTGATGCATTCCAAAGCATTAATGGCTGCCGTGGAAACAAAGACCTTCTTATCCAGAAGCTGCACATGATGGATCAAAAGTCCGTAAGTTATATCGCTATGGAGGTCGCTCGTGAGTTTTGTGAATTCCAAGACCGTAAAGATTTGCACTAG
- a CDS encoding cupredoxin domain-containing protein, translated as MSFVNSKTVKICTSLATAFLITSVANAWEVDFSRRQVDFNKVTNEDRLPASIKEDQSVSILGKVFDSVEPAQDIVIMNTDKGFVPETVRLKKGNSYRIHVVNVNGKEKNVSFVLDAFSEHHNTVFGEQKTFNVMPKTDGIFSYQCPETAVQGKFIIYSDTNSAPGGRKPASN; from the coding sequence GTGAGTTTTGTGAATTCCAAGACCGTAAAGATTTGCACTAGTCTTGCAACGGCATTTCTGATCACCAGCGTGGCAAATGCATGGGAAGTGGATTTTTCTCGTCGTCAGGTTGATTTCAACAAAGTGACGAATGAGGATCGCCTGCCTGCAAGCATCAAAGAAGATCAATCCGTCAGCATTCTGGGTAAAGTGTTCGACTCTGTCGAGCCGGCTCAGGATATCGTTATCATGAACACAGACAAGGGCTTCGTGCCAGAGACTGTGCGCTTGAAAAAGGGCAACAGCTATCGCATTCACGTGGTGAACGTGAACGGTAAGGAAAAAAACGTGAGTTTCGTGTTGGATGCTTTTTCTGAACATCACAACACGGTTTTTGGTGAACAAAAAACCTTCAACGTGATGCCAAAAACTGACGGAATTTTTTCTTACCAATGTCCTGAGACTGCGGTTCAAGGCAAATTCATTATTTATTCGGACACGAATTCTGCACCTGGTGGCAGAAAACCGGCGTCCAACTAA